A genomic segment from Limosilactobacillus sp. encodes:
- a CDS encoding aldose 1-epimerase family protein: protein MQKIENDVFSAEIDEHGAQLTHLVNKKADFDYIWNGKEWGKHAPVLFPAIGRSNQDKYVLDGKTYEMPQHGFVSDQDFTVSYHTPNALALQLVANDETKALYPFDFKLTVVFTLLSTGLSVSFTVENDSDREMPYSLGSHPAFNVPINGDGKFTDYQVQFTGLKDPIKVYEIVKTPNPYRTGKEEELTGAKDGKLTLNYDVFKPGLRIISNPGIKSVKLSSAQTPHAVEMDVSQFKNLCLWTKEDLDCTFLCMEPFNGLPDVLGEPVDWMEKPGNEILPAHSSKVSQYEMHLS, encoded by the coding sequence ATGCAAAAAATTGAAAATGATGTCTTTAGTGCAGAAATCGACGAGCACGGGGCGCAATTAACGCACCTGGTAAATAAGAAAGCCGATTTTGATTACATTTGGAACGGCAAGGAATGGGGGAAACACGCCCCAGTGCTGTTCCCGGCAATCGGTCGTTCTAACCAGGACAAGTACGTTCTGGACGGCAAGACCTATGAGATGCCCCAGCACGGTTTTGTCAGCGATCAGGACTTCACGGTGAGCTACCACACGCCGAATGCCCTGGCACTGCAGCTGGTGGCCAACGACGAAACGAAGGCCCTCTACCCATTCGACTTTAAGCTGACGGTGGTCTTCACCCTGCTCAGCACCGGCCTTTCCGTCAGCTTTACGGTTGAAAATGATTCTGACCGGGAAATGCCGTACTCCCTGGGCTCCCACCCGGCATTCAACGTGCCGATCAATGGCGACGGCAAGTTTACCGACTACCAAGTTCAGTTCACCGGCCTGAAAGACCCAATCAAGGTTTACGAGATCGTCAAGACGCCAAATCCTTACCGGACTGGGAAGGAAGAAGAGCTGACTGGCGCTAAGGATGGTAAGCTGACCTTGAACTACGACGTCTTCAAACCGGGCCTGCGGATCATTAGCAACCCAGGCATCAAGAGTGTTAAGCTATCCTCAGCACAGACACCGCACGCGGTTGAAATGGATGTCAGCCAGTTTAAGAATCTGTGCCTGTGGACCAAGGAAGACCTGGATTGTACATTCCTGTGCATGGAACCATTCAATGGCCTGCCGGATGTCTTGGGCGAGCCAGTTGACTGGATGGAAAAGCCAGGTAATGAAATTCTGCCAGCCCACAGCAGCAAAGTTTCCCAGTACGAAATGCATTTGTCATAA
- a CDS encoding mannitol dehydrogenase family protein, which produces MVKLNDDYQTAATDFRQAGIAVPQFDQAQMATATAEKPVWLHFGGGNLFRCFHALIAQQLLNAGELKSGIVVVETYDQEVVDRLYRPYHNRFLTVELGTSGILTKQVVASVAKSIYAGAANLPGYRELERIFAKPSLQLVTLSITEKGYAIKNLDGKLSTAAAEEIADGPANPQTNMGMLASLLWVRYQANQAPLALVSTDNFSKNGQRLQEAVMTIAEGWEKNGFVNHDFIDYLSDPHRISFPWTMIDRITPNPSATIAQELTASGFEDTALVRTTKHTKMAPFSNTEESHYLVIEDSFPNGRPALEKAGVIMTDRQTVNAADQMKVTACLNPLHTALAIFGCLLGFQSIAAAATDDDLLRLIKNLGYGEDLPVVDNPGIIDPKEFIDTLVTKRLPNKNIPDTPQRIVTDTSQKVGVRYGVTLQHYVDDPDLNPANLEFIPLVIAGWCRYLLAVDDRGAAFTPSPDPLYEQLHAALSGIALGRNADVHSSLQPILRNQSIFGNDLYELGLGEKIEGDFKRLISGPGAVRATIQAINQEYGKY; this is translated from the coding sequence ATGGTGAAGTTAAACGATGATTACCAAACGGCCGCAACGGATTTCCGACAGGCGGGGATCGCGGTGCCACAGTTTGACCAGGCACAAATGGCGACGGCAACGGCAGAGAAACCGGTCTGGCTGCACTTTGGTGGGGGCAACCTCTTTCGCTGCTTTCACGCGCTGATTGCGCAACAGCTGCTGAATGCCGGCGAGCTCAAGAGCGGGATCGTGGTGGTGGAAACGTACGACCAAGAGGTGGTTGACCGCCTCTACCGTCCGTATCACAACCGCTTTTTGACCGTTGAACTGGGCACCAGCGGAATCTTGACGAAGCAAGTGGTTGCCAGTGTTGCCAAGAGCATCTATGCCGGGGCGGCGAACCTGCCCGGCTATCGTGAGCTAGAAAGAATTTTTGCTAAACCGTCCCTGCAGCTGGTGACCCTTTCGATTACCGAAAAGGGATATGCGATTAAGAATCTGGATGGGAAGCTCAGCACGGCTGCGGCCGAGGAGATCGCTGACGGGCCGGCAAATCCGCAAACCAATATGGGGATGCTCGCCAGCCTGCTGTGGGTTCGCTACCAGGCTAACCAGGCCCCGTTGGCGCTAGTCTCTACCGACAACTTTTCAAAAAACGGCCAGCGCCTCCAGGAGGCCGTCATGACGATCGCAGAGGGCTGGGAGAAAAATGGCTTTGTGAATCACGACTTTATCGACTACCTTAGTGATCCCCACCGGATTTCATTTCCCTGGACCATGATTGATCGAATCACCCCCAATCCGTCCGCAACGATCGCACAGGAGCTAACGGCCAGCGGCTTTGAGGATACCGCCCTGGTACGGACCACCAAGCATACCAAAATGGCACCCTTTAGTAACACGGAGGAGAGCCACTATCTAGTAATCGAGGACAGCTTTCCCAACGGCCGGCCAGCCCTGGAAAAGGCTGGGGTGATCATGACCGACCGGCAAACGGTTAACGCCGCTGATCAGATGAAGGTGACGGCCTGCCTGAACCCGCTGCACACGGCCCTGGCGATTTTTGGCTGTCTGCTGGGCTTTCAGTCGATTGCGGCGGCCGCCACGGATGATGATTTGCTTCGCCTGATCAAGAACCTGGGATACGGGGAGGATCTTCCCGTCGTTGATAATCCGGGAATCATCGACCCCAAGGAATTCATTGATACATTGGTCACCAAGCGCCTGCCGAATAAGAATATCCCGGATACGCCACAGCGGATTGTGACGGACACGTCACAAAAGGTCGGTGTGCGCTACGGGGTGACCCTCCAGCACTACGTAGACGATCCGGATTTGAATCCGGCCAACTTGGAATTTATTCCCCTAGTGATTGCTGGCTGGTGCCGCTACCTGTTAGCAGTCGACGATCGTGGCGCCGCTTTTACACCGAGTCCGGACCCGCTGTATGAACAACTGCACGCCGCGCTTTCAGGCATCGCACTGGGTAGGAACGCGGATGTTCATTCTAGCCTGCAGCCAATTTTGCGCAACCAGTCGATCTTCGGCAACGACCTCTACGAATTAGGCCTGGGCGAAAAGATCGAGGGTGATTTTAAACGGCTGATCAGCGGACCAGGTGCAGTGCGGGCGACGATTCAAGCAATCAATCAGGAATATGGCAAGTATTAG
- the uxuA gene encoding mannonate dehydratase, whose protein sequence is MKNMGFRWYGKQNDSIKLRDIRQIPGTSQVVGALFDIPVGEVWPKERIAALKKEVEAAGLKLEVIESVNVHDDIKIGLPSRDRYIENYQRTIENLAAYGIKVICYNFMPIFDWVRTDLHYPLADGSTDLAFQHQLVEGSPAEIIRSVEENSNGYVLPGWEPERLAKVKHLFEAYEGVDERRLRENLKYFLDAIIPTCEKCGVRMAIHPDDPPRPLFGLPRIFKNRDDMLAIERMHESRYNGFTICTGSLGENPANDVPAIIREFVKKDRAPFIHARNIKLMANGDFYESAHLSSEGSLDMYEIMRALYEAHFDGYIRPDHGRNIWGENGRPGYGLYDRALGISYLNGLWEAIQKGAGERN, encoded by the coding sequence ATGAAAAACATGGGATTTCGCTGGTACGGGAAGCAAAACGATTCAATTAAGCTCCGCGACATTCGCCAGATTCCGGGAACGAGCCAGGTCGTCGGGGCCCTCTTTGACATTCCGGTCGGGGAGGTTTGGCCAAAGGAACGGATCGCGGCCCTGAAAAAAGAGGTTGAGGCTGCCGGCCTGAAACTTGAGGTGATCGAGTCGGTCAACGTCCACGATGACATCAAGATCGGCCTGCCAAGCCGGGACCGATACATTGAAAACTACCAGCGGACGATTGAAAACCTGGCGGCCTATGGGATTAAGGTGATCTGCTACAACTTCATGCCGATCTTTGACTGGGTGCGGACCGACCTCCATTATCCACTGGCTGACGGATCCACGGACCTGGCCTTCCAGCACCAACTTGTAGAAGGCTCACCGGCAGAGATTATCAGGTCGGTAGAGGAAAATTCCAACGGCTACGTTTTGCCCGGTTGGGAACCGGAGCGCTTGGCCAAGGTTAAGCACCTGTTTGAAGCCTACGAGGGGGTTGATGAGCGGCGGCTGCGTGAAAATCTGAAGTACTTTCTCGACGCCATTATTCCAACCTGCGAAAAGTGCGGCGTTCGGATGGCAATTCACCCGGATGATCCACCGCGCCCGCTCTTTGGCCTGCCACGAATCTTCAAGAACCGTGATGACATGCTTGCAATCGAACGGATGCACGAGTCCCGCTACAATGGCTTTACGATCTGCACCGGCAGTCTCGGCGAAAATCCGGCCAATGATGTTCCGGCGATTATTCGGGAATTCGTGAAAAAGGATCGGGCGCCCTTTATCCATGCCCGCAACATTAAACTGATGGCCAACGGTGATTTCTATGAATCGGCCCACCTGTCCTCTGAAGGATCACTGGACATGTACGAAATTATGCGGGCCCTATACGAAGCGCACTTTGATGGTTATATCCGGCCAGATCACGGTCGCAATATCTGGGGTGAAAACGGGCGGCCCGGCTATGGCCTTTATGATCGCGCCCTGGGAATCTCATATCTCAACGGCTTGTGGGAAGCAATTCAAAAGGGTGCTGGGGAACGCAATTGA
- a CDS encoding UxaA family hydrolase, translated as MEKLVILNDSDNVAIATTDLAAKDTVNVNDRQLNLLAAVPVGNKVALTDLAAGEPIVKFGQHIGTLTADVKAGQLVDEHNLSDAAEDDAESTSPAADLSKYLTKQTFMGYRRKSGKVGIRNDLFIVPTVGCITPLMDVMVQQFKAAHPDNGSFDNIILLKHPYGCSQLGEDFEQTRQILCDAALHPNAGGVLVFGLGCENNQMDGMKETIEKMAGIDPDRMKFLVAQEVKNEFATAQEMLEELNTAAANDHREPVPLSELKVGLQSVQPAAVSPLTADRLLGHLANVINANGGSTVLTGLPNLAAAEDELVKQSASQEAAADVQHVFGHMRDYYAEFDQQLVNEPSAKEQAKGITTAKELAVNTLQMAGDAAISGAISYGKKVSAAGLNVLEAPANDLIDSSAEAAADCQLVVVSTGVATPYASFVPSVKVAADSALAAKKQRWFDFDGGQALTKPFDELAKEFVDDIIAIASGKETSNEKAGLHGLAIFKIGVTE; from the coding sequence ATGGAAAAACTGGTTATCTTAAACGACAGTGACAACGTGGCAATTGCCACGACGGACTTAGCTGCCAAAGATACTGTTAATGTTAACGACCGTCAACTGAATTTATTAGCCGCGGTTCCGGTTGGCAATAAAGTTGCCTTGACGGACCTGGCTGCTGGCGAACCCATCGTCAAATTTGGGCAGCACATTGGAACCTTGACGGCGGACGTTAAGGCTGGCCAGTTGGTTGATGAGCACAATTTGAGTGACGCGGCTGAAGATGATGCTGAATCGACTTCTCCAGCAGCGGACCTGTCCAAGTACCTGACCAAGCAAACCTTTATGGGTTACCGGCGGAAGAGTGGCAAGGTCGGGATCCGCAACGATCTCTTCATTGTACCGACCGTTGGCTGCATTACCCCATTGATGGACGTGATGGTGCAACAATTCAAGGCTGCCCACCCCGATAACGGGTCCTTTGACAACATCATCTTGTTAAAGCATCCTTACGGCTGTTCACAGCTGGGGGAGGACTTTGAACAAACGCGGCAGATCCTGTGTGATGCCGCACTGCATCCCAATGCTGGTGGTGTCTTAGTATTCGGCCTGGGCTGTGAGAATAACCAGATGGACGGGATGAAGGAAACCATCGAAAAGATGGCCGGCATTGATCCGGATCGGATGAAGTTCTTGGTTGCCCAGGAGGTCAAGAACGAATTTGCCACGGCCCAGGAAATGCTAGAGGAATTGAACACCGCTGCCGCTAATGACCACCGTGAGCCGGTGCCATTGAGCGAGTTGAAGGTCGGCCTGCAAAGCGTTCAGCCAGCCGCTGTTTCGCCGTTGACCGCTGACCGCCTACTGGGTCACCTGGCAAATGTGATCAACGCCAATGGCGGCAGCACCGTCCTGACTGGGCTGCCGAACCTGGCCGCCGCAGAAGACGAGCTGGTCAAGCAAAGCGCAAGTCAAGAGGCGGCAGCAGATGTTCAGCACGTCTTTGGTCACATGCGTGATTACTACGCTGAATTTGACCAACAATTGGTTAACGAGCCAAGTGCCAAGGAACAAGCGAAGGGGATTACGACCGCCAAGGAATTGGCAGTTAATACCCTGCAGATGGCTGGGGATGCCGCGATCAGCGGTGCGATCAGTTACGGCAAGAAGGTCAGCGCTGCCGGCTTAAACGTCTTGGAAGCGCCGGCCAACGACCTGATCGATTCCTCGGCCGAGGCCGCTGCTGACTGCCAGCTGGTCGTTGTCAGCACGGGAGTCGCAACGCCGTACGCCAGCTTTGTTCCGTCCGTGAAGGTGGCGGCTGATTCCGCCTTGGCAGCTAAGAAGCAGCGTTGGTTTGACTTTGATGGTGGCCAGGCATTGACGAAGCCGTTTGATGAACTGGCCAAGGAATTCGTTGATGACATTATCGCGATTGCCAGCGGTAAGGAAACCAGCAATGAAAAGGCCGGCTTGCACGGCCTGGCAATCTTCAAGATCGGGGTCACTGAATAG
- a CDS encoding bifunctional 2-keto-4-hydroxyglutarate aldolase/2-keto-3-deoxy-6-phosphogluconate aldolase, producing the protein MLPKYEALKAVEKAGILAVVRGRSEENAYKTSKASIKGGVKAIELAFTSPNADVTIKHLNEEFADDPDVVVGAGTVLDPATARMAMIAGAKFIVSPSYNEEVAKLCNLYAVPYMPGCFTPTEVQQALMTGADVVKIFPGAIAGVKMIPELQGPFPQANIMPSGGVSLDNMKDWFAAGAFCVGAGGSLVGPGADGDYDQVTENAKKFHEELLRIRNEK; encoded by the coding sequence ATGTTACCAAAGTATGAAGCACTGAAAGCAGTTGAAAAGGCCGGCATTTTAGCCGTTGTTCGGGGTCGGAGCGAAGAAAATGCCTACAAGACCTCCAAGGCCAGCATCAAGGGTGGGGTCAAGGCAATCGAATTAGCCTTTACGTCACCAAATGCCGACGTCACGATCAAGCACCTGAACGAAGAATTTGCGGATGATCCCGACGTTGTTGTTGGTGCCGGGACGGTTCTGGATCCCGCAACGGCCCGGATGGCTATGATCGCCGGTGCTAAGTTCATTGTTAGTCCTTCTTACAATGAAGAAGTTGCTAAGCTCTGCAACCTTTACGCCGTTCCTTACATGCCAGGCTGCTTCACGCCAACCGAAGTTCAACAGGCACTGATGACCGGGGCTGATGTTGTCAAGATCTTCCCTGGCGCCATTGCTGGTGTTAAGATGATCCCAGAACTGCAAGGGCCATTCCCACAGGCCAACATTATGCCAAGTGGTGGTGTTTCCCTGGACAACATGAAGGACTGGTTTGCAGCTGGTGCCTTCTGTGTTGGTGCCGGTGGTAGCCTGGTTGGCCCTGGTGCTGATGGTGACTACGATCAAGTAACCGAAAATGCTAAGAAGTTCCACGAAGAACTGCTGCGGATTCGGAACGAAAAGTAA
- a CDS encoding UxaA family hydrolase, translating into MNNFIILDDHDSVAVALQDIPEGTVLKTQDHGDVTTIEDITRGHKIALEDIKKGADVIKYGYPIGHATQDIKRGEHVHIHNIATNLSGELSYHYDPIKVPAKGKKDDRKFMGYKRPNGKVGIRNDLYIIPVVGSVSELLDPLVTEFKALHPDDGNFDNVVPLKHTYGIETPQDNYERARKILVDAAMQPNAGAVLICGLGCTDDDELKKMKELLEKAGGPIDTKRVKFLSSADSDDEIADGLAMLEELNEAVKDDHRTPQPLSELKIGLKCGGSDGLSGVTANPLLGRLSDFVAAQGGTTVLSEVPEMFGAETILMSRAKDQATFDKIVHLINNFKEYFERFHQPIYENPSPGNKAGGISTLEDKSLGCTQKSGTSSVNDVLMYGDKIKTRGLNLLQAPGNDLVSSSAEASADCQMVLFTTGRGTPFATYVPTVKVSSNSYIANLKPRWIDFDAGQLMNESMDSLADKFIQFIIDVASGKKTNNEKYNVHGIAIFKTGLTK; encoded by the coding sequence ATGAATAATTTCATTATTTTGGATGACCACGATTCAGTCGCGGTGGCCCTCCAGGATATCCCTGAAGGCACGGTACTGAAGACGCAGGACCATGGCGACGTCACCACCATCGAAGACATCACCCGGGGACATAAGATTGCCTTGGAGGATATCAAGAAGGGTGCCGACGTGATCAAGTATGGTTACCCGATTGGTCATGCCACCCAGGACATCAAGCGCGGTGAGCATGTCCACATCCATAACATTGCCACGAACCTGTCCGGTGAGCTTTCTTACCACTACGACCCAATCAAGGTTCCCGCCAAGGGGAAAAAGGACGACCGGAAGTTCATGGGCTACAAGCGGCCAAACGGCAAGGTCGGTATCCGGAATGACCTCTACATTATCCCGGTAGTGGGCTCGGTCAGTGAACTGCTCGATCCACTGGTTACCGAATTCAAGGCCCTCCACCCAGACGACGGCAATTTCGACAATGTGGTTCCGCTCAAGCACACCTACGGGATCGAAACACCGCAGGACAACTATGAGCGGGCACGCAAGATCCTAGTCGACGCCGCCATGCAGCCAAACGCTGGCGCAGTTCTGATCTGTGGACTGGGTTGCACAGACGATGACGAACTGAAGAAGATGAAGGAGCTGCTGGAAAAAGCTGGTGGCCCAATCGACACGAAACGGGTCAAGTTCCTGTCTTCTGCTGACAGTGATGACGAAATTGCCGATGGCTTGGCAATGCTCGAGGAACTGAACGAAGCGGTCAAGGACGACCACCGTACTCCGCAACCACTCAGTGAATTGAAGATTGGCTTGAAGTGCGGGGGCTCCGATGGCCTGTCTGGTGTGACGGCCAACCCATTGCTAGGACGCCTTTCCGACTTTGTTGCTGCCCAGGGCGGGACGACGGTCTTGTCAGAAGTTCCAGAAATGTTTGGTGCGGAGACGATCCTGATGTCCCGGGCCAAGGACCAGGCCACCTTTGACAAGATTGTCCACCTGATCAACAACTTTAAGGAATACTTCGAACGCTTCCACCAGCCAATCTACGAAAACCCATCTCCTGGTAACAAGGCCGGGGGAATCTCAACTCTGGAGGACAAGTCGCTTGGCTGCACGCAGAAGTCTGGTACTTCCAGCGTGAACGATGTCTTGATGTATGGTGACAAGATCAAGACGCGGGGCCTGAACCTTCTGCAGGCACCGGGGAACGACCTGGTTTCATCATCCGCGGAAGCATCCGCCGATTGTCAGATGGTCCTCTTCACGACGGGACGGGGAACGCCGTTTGCAACCTACGTGCCAACGGTTAAGGTTTCCTCAAACTCCTATATTGCCAACCTGAAGCCACGCTGGATTGACTTTGATGCCGGACAATTGATGAATGAATCAATGGACAGTCTCGCCGACAAGTTCATCCAATTCATTATCGACGTGGCCAGCGGGAAGAAGACCAATAACGAAAAGTACAACGTTCACGGGATCGCCATCTTCAAGACGGGCCTGACCAAGTAA
- a CDS encoding RNA-binding domain-containing protein — MKILPNEDVHLEYKELEENKLPKSIWETVSSFANTDGGTIILSVKELKHPLRNIATGLSDPYKLKQDFLNTQSSNKLSQAVASESDINEFEINGKKLLKIYIPKINYTNRPLYLNGNLRNAYKRENDSDRKISADELRAFIRESDADVDKELLPNFGLDDIILSDLQLFRSRLNDVSGNLYIDGNTEDFLINIGLMQKDRTVPNGNYLLTKAALLLFGKYNSIIQVFPSFMLDLIIKPNKTIPDYSDRVYTSNEPDHPNNIYGFYNAAYEKLSSITKNSFQLRGDTRIDIGDSLKRVQREALVNALVHADYESREPVKINAYKDYVEFNNPGEMRVSTETFINGGQSVPRNPFIFNAFVKAKLGEHTGSGGLRIYKTTSDLKLRAPEITTSFTSTSLLIWKVPLTEAVLQELPKSWRATYKRISEKLVVSYSDLKDLYKTSYEGHKILNEMVTKELIEKSGQGKGTKYSLPIDSPSARVSMNSYIRQIQQILDNNHNSSNS; from the coding sequence ATGAAAATCTTACCAAACGAAGATGTCCATCTAGAATATAAAGAGTTAGAAGAAAATAAGCTGCCAAAAAGTATCTGGGAAACCGTTAGCTCATTTGCAAATACTGATGGTGGAACAATCATTTTAAGCGTAAAAGAGCTTAAGCATCCATTACGTAATATAGCAACCGGCCTTAGCGATCCTTACAAATTAAAGCAAGACTTCTTAAACACTCAAAGTAGTAATAAGCTGTCCCAAGCTGTTGCTAGTGAAAGTGATATAAATGAATTTGAAATAAATGGGAAAAAGCTTCTTAAAATTTATATTCCAAAGATAAATTATACTAATCGACCACTATACTTAAATGGCAATCTACGTAATGCATATAAACGCGAAAACGATAGCGATAGAAAGATTTCAGCCGATGAACTCAGAGCATTTATAAGAGAATCAGATGCCGACGTAGATAAAGAACTATTACCTAATTTCGGATTAGATGATATTATACTGTCCGATTTACAACTGTTTAGATCTAGGTTAAACGATGTTTCGGGTAATTTATACATTGATGGCAATACTGAAGACTTCTTAATCAACATCGGGCTCATGCAAAAAGATCGTACCGTCCCTAATGGTAATTACCTTTTAACAAAGGCAGCGTTACTTTTATTTGGAAAATATAATTCAATCATCCAAGTTTTCCCTTCTTTTATGCTTGATTTAATCATTAAACCGAATAAAACTATTCCAGACTACTCAGATCGTGTATACACTTCAAATGAGCCAGACCACCCTAACAATATTTATGGTTTTTACAATGCTGCTTACGAAAAATTATCTTCTATAACTAAGAACAGTTTTCAGTTACGTGGTGACACTCGGATCGATATAGGCGACTCATTAAAGCGCGTGCAAAGAGAAGCATTGGTAAACGCACTTGTCCACGCAGATTACGAATCACGGGAACCAGTAAAGATAAATGCTTATAAAGATTATGTTGAATTCAATAATCCTGGAGAAATGCGCGTTTCAACAGAGACATTTATAAACGGTGGTCAATCAGTACCAAGGAACCCTTTCATATTTAATGCTTTTGTCAAAGCAAAACTAGGTGAACATACTGGTAGTGGGGGATTAAGAATTTACAAGACCACAAGTGATTTGAAATTAAGGGCTCCCGAAATAACAACTTCCTTCACCTCAACCAGTCTTTTAATTTGGAAAGTTCCATTAACTGAAGCTGTTCTTCAAGAATTGCCTAAATCCTGGAGAGCTACTTATAAAAGGATTTCGGAGAAACTAGTAGTTTCATATTCCGATTTAAAGGATTTATATAAGACCTCGTATGAAGGGCACAAAATACTTAACGAAATGGTAACAAAAGAACTAATAGAAAAAAGCGGGCAAGGAAAAGGAACAAAATATTCTCTTCCTATCGACTCACCATCCGCTCGAGTTTCAATGAATTCATACATAAGACAAATTCAGCAAATACTAGATAATAACCATAATTCTTCAAATAGCTGA
- a CDS encoding tagaturonate reductase has translation MDRLNNSFRKLPQYPNKVIQFGEGNFLRAFIDWQIHQMNKQGLFKGGVQIVQPLPQGRIKELDEQDDLYTVLLEGILDGKKIQSHEIIESINGTVNPYTDYDKYLALAEDDNIEVIFSNTTEAGIEFVPEDTLEALKKGEKSSYPAKLTALLYHRFELGKKGFHIIPCELINHNGDALKKAILQYADLWKLGQDFVDWINNDNKFYSTLVDRIVPGYPRDRAADLEKEWGYKDQNMVKTEPFLIFVIEGDKEIEKVLPLKEAGINLVVTDDMQPYRNRKVSILNGPHTTMSPIGRLAGLETVGQVMADKDFYKFIDDEMHKEIIPVVPLPKEELDSYAKGIQERFENPYVKHQLSALALNSISKYAARLLPNYKRYYAKYNKLPERMTLALAAYMWIYNGKSEFEINDTADVAAGFKKIQGDDNFIHEALSNPEFWGEDLTKIPGLEDLVTKYYNEIAEKGTRAIVQEINAEE, from the coding sequence ATGGATAGACTTAATAACAGTTTTCGTAAATTGCCGCAATACCCAAACAAGGTAATTCAATTTGGTGAAGGAAATTTTCTGCGGGCCTTCATCGACTGGCAGATTCACCAGATGAATAAGCAGGGCCTCTTCAAGGGTGGCGTCCAGATTGTTCAGCCGCTACCGCAGGGCCGGATTAAAGAGCTTGACGAACAGGACGACCTCTACACCGTTCTGCTGGAAGGAATTCTGGACGGCAAGAAGATCCAAAGCCACGAAATTATTGAATCCATTAACGGAACCGTTAACCCCTACACCGACTATGACAAGTACCTGGCCCTGGCCGAAGATGACAACATCGAAGTGATCTTCTCCAACACGACCGAAGCGGGGATTGAATTCGTTCCTGAAGACACGCTGGAAGCATTGAAGAAGGGTGAAAAGAGTTCTTACCCGGCCAAATTAACGGCACTGCTTTACCACCGTTTCGAATTAGGCAAGAAGGGCTTCCACATCATTCCGTGCGAACTGATTAACCACAACGGGGATGCACTGAAGAAGGCCATTCTGCAGTATGCTGACCTTTGGAAGCTGGGCCAGGACTTTGTTGACTGGATCAACAACGACAACAAGTTCTACTCCACGCTGGTTGACCGGATCGTTCCGGGCTACCCACGCGACCGGGCTGCTGACCTGGAAAAGGAATGGGGCTACAAGGACCAAAACATGGTTAAGACCGAACCATTCCTGATCTTCGTCATCGAAGGGGACAAGGAAATTGAAAAGGTCCTGCCACTCAAGGAAGCCGGGATCAACCTGGTTGTCACTGACGACATGCAGCCATACCGGAACCGGAAAGTCTCCATCTTAAACGGCCCGCACACCACGATGTCACCAATTGGCCGGCTGGCAGGCCTGGAGACGGTTGGTCAAGTAATGGCCGACAAGGACTTCTACAAGTTCATTGACGACGAAATGCACAAGGAAATCATTCCGGTCGTTCCGCTGCCGAAGGAAGAACTGGACAGCTACGCCAAGGGGATCCAAGAACGGTTTGAAAATCCTTATGTTAAGCACCAGCTGAGCGCCCTGGCACTGAACAGTATTTCCAAGTATGCCGCACGGCTGCTGCCAAACTACAAGCGTTACTACGCTAAGTACAACAAGCTGCCAGAACGGATGACCTTGGCACTGGCTGCTTACATGTGGATCTACAACGGCAAGTCCGAATTTGAAATTAACGATACGGCTGATGTCGCGGCGGGCTTCAAGAAGATCCAGGGCGACGACAACTTTATTCACGAGGCTCTCTCTAACCCAGAATTCTGGGGTGAAGACCTCACCAAGATTCCAGGACTGGAAGACTTGGTAACCAAGTACTACAACGAAATTGCCGAAAAGGGCACCCGGGCAATTGTCCAGGAAATTAATGCAGAGGAGTAG